The following are encoded together in the Lathyrus oleraceus cultivar Zhongwan6 chromosome 3, CAAS_Psat_ZW6_1.0, whole genome shotgun sequence genome:
- the LOC127129525 gene encoding kinesin-like protein KIN-12B, whose product MLPRNPIARDTAELPSSSSPSSSAKTRPSSRKHKPSKENDPPSDHNIIVPYSPSHVKSKSPLPPRPPSSNPLKRKLALDTIAAENSLPATTDSGVKVIVRMRPLRKDKDEGDPIVQKISGDSLSINGRTFTFDSVADVEATQLDIFEHVGVPLVENCLAGFNSSVFAYGQTGSGKTYTMWGPANSLAEENVAKEQQGLTPVFLRDCLRA is encoded by the exons ATGCTTCCAAGAAACCCAATAGCGAGGGACACAGCAGAGCTTCCATCTTCATCAAGCCCTAGCAGCTCCGCCAAAACCAGACCCTCTTCTCGCAAACACAAACCCTCCAAAGAAAACGATCCTCCTTCAGATCACAACATCATCGTCCCTTACTCCCCCTCCCATGTCAAATCCAAGAGTCCGTTACCACCAAGACCTCCTTCTTCCAACCCTCTCAAACGCAAACTTGCTCTCGACACCATCGCCGCCGAAAATTCACTCCCGGCAACTACCGATTCCGGCGTTAAG GTTATTGTGAGGATGAGGCCGTTGCGGAAGGATAAGGACGAAGGAGATCCTATAGTTCAGAAGATTTCTGGTGATTCGTTATCAATTAATGGCCGTACTTTCACCTTTGATTCTGTTGCTGATGTTGAAGCTACTCAG CTTGACATTTTTGAGCATGTTGGGGTTCCTTTGGTGGAGAATTGTTTGGCTGGTTTCAATAGTTCTGTCTTTGCTTATGGACAG ACGGGGAGTGGGAAAACGTATACTATGTGGGGTCCTGCCAATTCTTTGGCTGAAGAAAATGTAGCAAAAGAGCAACAAGGACTTACACCCGTGTTTTTGAGAGACTGTTTGCGCGCATAA